In Anaerolineales bacterium, a genomic segment contains:
- a CDS encoding metal-dependent transcriptional regulator, whose protein sequence is MSYSSPPSTVTPVQQEYLAETYRMLHYSPETPYITTSALAERMGVSAPAVAAIVDRLKDNKLVDHEPYKGIRLTKRGEHEALMNIRRHRLVEVFLVKVMKFGWHEVHDEADALGTVITDKIATRMEAMADYPTRCPHGEPIPTAEGVMPHIDDAPLGMVEAPAELEVSRVNSHDPDILKYLTTLKLTPGQAITLVSCAPFHGPLRLRIDGYEQVIGYELAQKIRVSRR, encoded by the coding sequence ATGAGCTATAGTAGTCCACCCAGCACGGTGACGCCCGTACAACAAGAATACCTTGCCGAAACGTATCGGATGCTCCATTACAGCCCGGAGACACCTTACATCACAACCTCTGCGCTTGCTGAGCGGATGGGTGTTTCCGCGCCGGCGGTTGCCGCCATTGTGGATCGTCTGAAGGATAATAAACTTGTTGATCATGAACCCTACAAAGGGATTCGTCTGACGAAACGGGGTGAGCATGAGGCGCTGATGAATATCCGCCGCCACCGTCTGGTAGAGGTGTTCCTCGTCAAAGTCATGAAGTTCGGTTGGCACGAGGTTCACGACGAAGCGGATGCACTAGGCACGGTGATCACCGATAAAATTGCCACCCGCATGGAGGCTATGGCGGACTATCCTACCCGCTGCCCCCACGGAGAGCCAATCCCCACGGCAGAGGGCGTCATGCCCCATATTGATGACGCGCCGCTAGGGATGGTAGAAGCCCCCGCTGAACTAGAGGTAAGCCGTGTGAACAGCCATGATCCCGATATTTTGAAATACCTGACGACTCTGAAGTTGACACCCGGACAGGCGATTACCCTCGTAAGCTGCGCTCCCTTTCATGGCCCCTTACGCTTGCGTATTGATGGCTATGAACAGGTTATTGGCTACGAACTTGCCCAAAAAATCCGCGTCTCGCGGCGCTGA
- the rocF gene encoding arginase yields the protein MANTMQKQKKTIRIIGAPMDYGQARRGVDMGPSAVRYAGLQDRLRRLGYEVIDYGNIPMPIVEEVVEHEHGHDNARARHLPTVVNVCQAIYTTAETHIGADDFAIFLGGDHSISVGSVAAMRRRGNVGVIWVDAHGDYNTPETTISGNIHGMPVSALVGEGAQPLIDVGYPGAKLTPQQLVMIGIRDLDSAERTRLTTSGIHIFTMADIDTHGMAGITRQALDILGGHEAIHVSLDLDSLDPDHAPGVGTPVPGGLTYREAHLLMEMLSQAGVVTSMDIVEINPILDQRNQTAELAVELVASLLGKRIL from the coding sequence ATGGCAAATACAATGCAGAAACAGAAGAAAACGATCCGCATCATCGGTGCGCCGATGGATTATGGGCAAGCCCGCCGAGGCGTTGATATGGGACCGAGCGCGGTTCGCTATGCTGGCTTGCAGGATCGCCTCCGCCGCCTCGGTTATGAGGTCATCGATTATGGGAACATCCCCATGCCCATCGTTGAGGAAGTGGTTGAACACGAACACGGACACGATAATGCCCGCGCCCGTCACTTGCCAACCGTCGTCAATGTTTGTCAGGCAATCTACACCACCGCCGAGACACATATCGGCGCGGATGATTTCGCCATTTTCTTAGGCGGCGATCACAGCATCAGCGTGGGGAGCGTCGCGGCGATGCGGCGGCGGGGTAATGTCGGCGTGATTTGGGTTGATGCACACGGCGATTACAACACACCAGAAACGACGATCAGCGGAAACATTCATGGGATGCCCGTCTCGGCACTCGTTGGTGAAGGGGCGCAACCCTTGATTGATGTTGGCTATCCAGGCGCTAAACTGACTCCCCAACAGCTTGTCATGATCGGGATTCGGGATCTTGATTCTGCCGAACGGACACGCCTGACGACGAGCGGGATTCACATCTTCACTATGGCGGACATAGACACGCACGGCATGGCAGGGATCACCCGTCAGGCATTGGACATTTTGGGCGGTCATGAGGCGATCCACGTCAGCTTAGATTTGGATTCGCTTGATCCCGACCATGCCCCCGGTGTGGGGACGCCGGTCCCCGGCGGCTTAACCTACCGCGAGGCACATTTGCTGATGGAGATGCTCTCACAGGCGGGGGTAGTAACCTCAATGGATATTGTGGAGATCAACCCGATTTTGGATCAACGCAACCAAACCGCCGAGCTTGCCGTTGAGTTGGTGGCAAGTTTGCTAGGAAAACGTATTTTGTAG
- a CDS encoding flippase-like domain-containing protein codes for MKRLRLIIGIALLLLLIPLFAAPQFWATLAGVNVPLVIAALVLSAASVASKAWRWGVVLQWQGMTLPFRYLLSSYFVSMFFNNFLPSGLGGDVVRAYESARHTGRRAQSVTAVIVERGSGMIAVFAAGSLGAILVPNLPLGVILLAHGLFLGSLIAIAALWSAAMGRLLGWVERRSPTRLRRVWQKIIRLHEEFRAVRGAGSVLRAVMGQSLVTLTLTLAAVYALLRAFGDPTPLSAFAAAFSIITAIDVIPFSLNGIGVREGSYVFFLGLIGVGQSVALGVAVLVRLIVLIQALGGGIVFLARRETPLTPP; via the coding sequence ATGAAACGCCTCCGTCTGATCATTGGTATCGCCCTGCTGCTCTTATTGATTCCGCTCTTTGCCGCACCGCAGTTTTGGGCGACACTTGCGGGAGTAAACGTCCCCCTTGTCATTGCTGCGCTTGTCCTTTCTGCTGCCAGTGTTGCCTCAAAAGCGTGGCGGTGGGGGGTTGTCCTTCAGTGGCAGGGGATGACACTTCCCTTTCGTTATCTTCTCTCCAGCTACTTCGTGAGTATGTTCTTCAACAATTTCCTCCCCTCTGGGCTAGGCGGGGATGTCGTCCGCGCCTATGAATCCGCACGACACACGGGGCGCAGGGCGCAATCGGTGACGGCGGTCATTGTTGAACGGGGGAGCGGCATGATCGCTGTGTTTGCGGCGGGCAGCCTCGGTGCGATCCTCGTCCCCAACCTTCCCTTGGGGGTGATTCTGTTGGCGCATGGACTCTTCCTAGGCAGTTTGATCGCGATTGCCGCCCTCTGGTCAGCAGCGATGGGGCGGTTGTTGGGTTGGGTAGAGAGGCGTTCCCCCACACGCCTTCGCAGGGTGTGGCAAAAGATTATCCGCCTTCATGAAGAATTCCGCGCCGTCAGGGGGGCAGGGTCAGTTCTTCGCGCTGTTATGGGGCAATCGCTCGTCACCCTAACCCTTACGCTGGCGGCGGTCTATGCCCTTTTGCGGGCATTTGGCGATCCCACCCCACTTTCTGCCTTTGCTGCCGCATTCAGCATCATCACCGCCATTGATGTGATTCCCTTTTCCCTGAACGGGATTGGTGTCCGCGAAGGGAGTTATGTGTTCTTTTTGGGGCTGATCGGCGTTGGGCAATCTGTGGCGCTTGGTGTGGCAGTGTTGGTGCGCTTGATCGTCTTGATTCAGGCATTGGGGGGTGGGATAGTCTTTCTTGCGCGGCGTGAAACACCCCTAACGCCTCCCTAA
- a CDS encoding quinone-dependent dihydroorotate dehydrogenase, giving the protein MYPFLYRHLLSRLDAESAHNAAIRFFQAMGRIPLGCALLRRLYAPPPTAPITAFGLRFPHPLGLAGGFDKRAACLPALAALGFGHIEVGTITPRPQMGNPRPRLFRLPADEGLINRMGFPSPGMDAAAANLERWQGTIPIFISVGKNKETPLETAADDYRAVLRRLHPYGDAFTVNISSPNTPELRRLQTPTHLAALLSALRGDLTLLGDKPLLVKIAPDLALPELDTVIDLAIQHGVAGIVATNTTLSREGLVSPLAGETGGVSGRPLRAQSTAIIRHIHRTAGGRLTIIGVGGIFTADDVREKLDAGATLVQAYTGFIYRGLGFVKSTSLPIPFDKTSDGKK; this is encoded by the coding sequence ATGTATCCATTTCTTTATCGTCATCTTCTCTCCCGCCTAGACGCAGAAAGCGCCCATAATGCCGCCATTCGCTTTTTCCAAGCGATGGGAAGGATTCCGTTAGGGTGCGCCCTGCTGCGCCGCCTGTATGCGCCGCCGCCAACAGCACCGATCACAGCGTTTGGGCTGCGCTTTCCCCACCCGCTTGGGTTGGCAGGCGGGTTTGACAAACGGGCGGCGTGCCTGCCGGCGCTGGCAGCGCTTGGTTTTGGGCATATTGAGGTGGGGACGATCACCCCCCGCCCGCAGATGGGCAACCCTCGCCCGCGCCTCTTTCGCCTCCCCGCCGATGAGGGGTTAATCAACCGAATGGGCTTTCCAAGCCCTGGTATGGACGCCGCCGCCGCCAATTTAGAACGCTGGCAAGGGACAATCCCCATTTTCATCAGCGTGGGGAAAAACAAAGAAACACCCCTCGAAACAGCAGCCGATGATTACCGCGCTGTTCTGCGGCGGCTGCACCCTTATGGCGATGCCTTCACCGTAAACATCAGTTCGCCCAATACGCCCGAACTGCGCCGCTTGCAAACCCCCACTCACCTTGCCGCGCTGCTTTCAGCGCTGCGCGGCGACCTCACCCTTTTGGGCGATAAGCCACTCCTCGTCAAAATTGCCCCTGACCTAGCGCTTCCTGAGCTTGACACGGTGATCGATCTTGCTATACAGCATGGCGTGGCGGGGATTGTGGCAACGAATACGACGTTGAGTCGGGAAGGGCTGGTCAGCCCCTTAGCGGGGGAAACGGGCGGCGTTAGCGGGCGTCCGCTGCGGGCGCAATCGACGGCGATCATCCGTCATATTCACCGCACGGCGGGCGGGCGGCTGACGATCATCGGCGTGGGGGGGATTTTCACCGCCGACGATGTGCGCGAAAAACTGGACGCCGGAGCGACTCTCGTTCAAGCGTACACTGGCTTCATTTATCGCGGGTTGGGGTTTGTGAAGAGTACATCGCTGCCCATCCCCTTTGATAAGACTTCAGATGGTAAAAAATAA